In one window of Hymenobacter nivis DNA:
- a CDS encoding IS630 family transposase has protein sequence MWCIGTITGEYLANMEDVLDVYSAPAAAGVVRLCFDERPCQLLDHVLTPLPPKPNATQKEHQEYVRKGVCNVLLAYNIDTGQRHLQVTTTKNKGDYARFMDWLVQTHYPEAAKIQLVQDNYSTHTYGAFYEHLPLETARYLRHTLEFHYTPKHGSWLNMAEIEFAALSRQCLAQRIATQQRLEQEALAWQAKRNAAATKVNWSFTTKKARDKLKNRYAELTKKTDETKLSDH, from the coding sequence ATGTGGTGCATTGGCACCATCACGGGCGAATACCTGGCCAATATGGAGGACGTGCTCGACGTCTACAGCGCCCCGGCCGCAGCGGGCGTGGTGCGCCTGTGTTTCGACGAGCGGCCCTGCCAACTGCTCGACCACGTGCTTACGCCGCTGCCGCCCAAGCCCAACGCGACCCAAAAAGAACACCAGGAGTACGTGCGAAAAGGCGTCTGCAACGTGCTGCTGGCTTATAACATCGACACAGGTCAGCGCCACTTGCAGGTGACGACGACCAAAAACAAGGGCGATTACGCCCGTTTTATGGACTGGCTCGTGCAAACCCACTACCCCGAGGCGGCCAAAATCCAGCTCGTGCAAGACAATTACAGCACCCACACCTACGGGGCCTTTTACGAACACCTACCCCTCGAGACGGCCCGCTACCTGCGCCACACCCTCGAATTCCACTACACGCCCAAGCACGGCTCCTGGCTCAACATGGCGGAAATCGAATTTGCCGCCCTCTCCCGCCAGTGCCTGGCCCAGCGTATCGCCACCCAGCAACGACTCGAACAAGAGGCATTGGCCTGGCAAGCCAAGCGCAACGCCGCCGCCACCAAAGTCAATTGGTCCTTCACCACCAAAAAGGCCCGCGATAAGTTGAAAAACAGATACGCTGAATTAACCAAAAAAACTGACGAAACTAAGTTGTCAGACCACTAG
- a CDS encoding energy transducer TonB codes for MLVASPGLARVGQAQVINQSLVAETSGGSVAPGAPAVRTFADEMPAFPGGDVAFHHYLAEKIKYPAEAWRRNQPGTVYMRFVVGEQGRIGDAEVARGCGHSFDEKAIRLVRLMPWWTPGRQDGQPVRVARTLPIIFSIRH; via the coding sequence ATGCTAGTTGCTAGCCCGGGGTTAGCTCGTGTTGGCCAGGCTCAAGTTATCAATCAGTCGTTGGTGGCCGAAACCAGCGGGGGAAGCGTGGCGCCGGGTGCGCCCGCGGTGCGCACGTTTGCCGACGAGATGCCGGCGTTTCCCGGCGGTGACGTTGCCTTTCACCACTACCTGGCCGAAAAAATCAAGTACCCGGCCGAGGCCTGGCGGCGCAACCAACCCGGCACGGTGTACATGCGCTTCGTGGTGGGCGAGCAGGGCCGCATCGGCGATGCCGAAGTGGCCAGGGGGTGCGGGCACAGTTTCGACGAAAAGGCCATCCGCTTGGTGCGCCTCATGCCCTGGTGGACGCCCGGCCGCCAGGACGGCCAACCTGTGCGGGTAGCGCGCACACTGCCCATCATCTTTAGCATCAGGCACTAA
- a CDS encoding TIGR02117 family protein has product MAAFLRKTLKITGYAAGAVVGATALYVGVALVLERIPVAKVDPGAPADVAIFIRTNGVHSDLVLPVRTDQFDWTRQLPYAHTQANDPSFDYVGIGWGDKGFYMDTPTWAELKPSTAIRAGFWLSTTAMHATFYRAADLGPSPACVPLHLSRAEYARLIAFIQASFQHDAAGHVRWIPGHSYGPDDAFYEAYGTYSILRTCNTWTNNALKVAGQKASLWTPFETGIFYQYGQSGKPPEGTAE; this is encoded by the coding sequence ATGGCCGCTTTCCTCCGCAAAACTCTGAAAATTACCGGCTATGCGGCGGGGGCGGTGGTGGGCGCCACGGCCCTGTACGTGGGCGTAGCGCTGGTACTCGAACGCATTCCGGTGGCCAAGGTCGACCCCGGGGCCCCGGCCGACGTGGCCATCTTCATCCGCACCAACGGCGTGCACTCCGACTTGGTGCTGCCCGTGCGCACCGACCAGTTCGACTGGACGCGGCAGCTGCCCTACGCCCACACCCAGGCCAATGACCCGTCGTTCGACTACGTGGGCATCGGGTGGGGCGACAAGGGCTTTTATATGGATACGCCCACCTGGGCCGAGCTCAAGCCCAGTACGGCTATCCGGGCGGGTTTCTGGCTGAGCACTACGGCCATGCACGCCACCTTCTACCGCGCCGCCGACCTGGGGCCCTCGCCGGCCTGCGTGCCGCTGCACCTGAGCCGCGCCGAGTACGCCCGGCTCATCGCCTTCATCCAGGCCAGCTTCCAGCACGACGCGGCCGGCCACGTGCGCTGGATTCCGGGCCACAGCTACGGCCCCGACGACGCCTTTTATGAGGCTTACGGCACCTACAGTATCCTGCGCACCTGCAACACCTGGACCAATAACGCCCTGAAAGTGGCCGGCCAGAAGGCCAGCCTCTGGACGCCTTTCGAGACCGGCATTTTTTACCAGTACGGCCAAAGCGGCAAGCCGCCCGAGGGCACCGCCGAGTAG
- a CDS encoding S8 family serine peptidase, whose product MLKLRPGGTPAALAGALTQLGATGCHQKFPHALPLDLEKPGAVDLLAVYEVAVPPGLSLARARKVLLGTGEVDYVEPLYVRAPLYQPNDPRADSALTDPNQGQVYLKQIRAYRAWDVVRGDSTLVIGITDGGVRLTHEDLKAHVKHNYADPINGIDDDKDGYVDNFTGWDLANGDNDAGFDAAIIHGTLAAGVCAATPDNGRGIAGAGLNCRFMPLNIYPNVPGGVFAGYEAIVYAADHGCRIINMSWGGTGGYSQFEQDVCTYAAVNRDAVLVAAAGNTNADLRFYPASYEHVISVSGVNERDQKTGSATYSWRVDLMAPGDNILTTYGYQGTTSSGPPDADYIAVGGTSFAAPLVAAGAALVRQRFPAYSAAQVAAQLRQTADPVDAVAGNAAYAGHLGTGRLNMYRAVAAPAREVRVTASAFAPVRRAYAPGTTLRLTATVQNLLQPVAGLTVTLTSLSPYVAVTQSTFAVGSLPTLATADNAAAPFALAVAATGVPLNAMATLRYRLTAADGYQTDQFVELLLNPDYVTLDAGDLSLTVTSRGKLGYDDLAATLGDGATYQGEGPLLSEGGLLLATSPTRVADRLRTSSSNARQSFFRVAQIGFAPTGPRADQLARGAFQDTVPVAGAPARSVGVRVRQRAYAWATASRKDFVVLEYTLRNLTADTLKPLCAGLFMDWDLPGVPGRNAAAYDTARALGYCYDPVTTRVYAGVQLLRGGAPAVYSIDNNAPAGSPIRLADGFSPAEKYLTVSSGTARTQRTAGLPNGADVSQVVGTRLAQLAPGDSVLITFAVLAARSLPELQAAADAARLAYATLLPARAPARAPSFAVFPNPTAGPLRVELPTGFGLTEIQLLNSLGQTVLRRLSSGASAELDLSGLAPDFYTIRALGAGGVLARSVVRR is encoded by the coding sequence ATGCTGAAGCTGCGGCCCGGGGGCACACCCGCCGCGCTGGCGGGGGCCCTGACGCAACTCGGGGCCACTGGCTGCCACCAGAAATTCCCGCACGCGCTGCCGCTCGATTTGGAGAAGCCCGGGGCCGTGGATTTACTGGCCGTGTACGAGGTGGCGGTGCCGCCCGGCCTGTCCCTGGCCCGGGCCCGCAAGGTGCTGCTGGGCACGGGCGAGGTAGACTACGTGGAACCCCTCTACGTGCGCGCACCCCTGTACCAGCCCAACGACCCACGGGCCGACTCGGCCCTCACCGACCCCAACCAGGGCCAGGTTTACCTCAAGCAAATCCGGGCCTACCGGGCCTGGGACGTGGTGCGCGGCGACAGCACGCTGGTCATCGGCATCACCGACGGCGGGGTGCGCCTCACCCACGAGGACCTCAAGGCCCATGTGAAGCACAACTACGCCGACCCCATCAACGGCATCGACGACGACAAGGACGGCTACGTGGACAACTTCACGGGCTGGGACCTGGCCAACGGTGACAACGACGCGGGCTTCGACGCCGCCATCATCCACGGCACGCTGGCGGCGGGCGTGTGCGCTGCCACCCCTGACAACGGCCGCGGCATTGCGGGCGCGGGCCTCAACTGCCGGTTCATGCCCCTGAACATTTACCCCAACGTGCCCGGCGGCGTATTTGCGGGCTACGAGGCCATCGTGTACGCCGCCGACCACGGCTGCCGGATCATCAACATGTCGTGGGGCGGCACGGGTGGCTACTCCCAGTTCGAGCAGGACGTGTGCACCTACGCCGCCGTGAACCGCGACGCCGTGCTGGTGGCCGCCGCCGGCAACACCAACGCCGATCTGCGCTTCTACCCGGCTTCCTACGAGCACGTTATCTCGGTGTCGGGCGTTAACGAGCGCGACCAGAAAACTGGCAGCGCCACCTACTCGTGGCGCGTCGATTTGATGGCCCCCGGCGACAACATCCTCACCACTTACGGCTACCAGGGCACCACCTCGTCGGGTCCTCCCGATGCCGACTACATCGCCGTGGGCGGCACCTCGTTTGCGGCGCCGTTGGTGGCGGCGGGCGCGGCGCTGGTGCGCCAGCGGTTCCCGGCCTACTCCGCCGCCCAGGTGGCCGCCCAACTGCGCCAAACCGCCGACCCGGTTGACGCCGTGGCCGGCAATGCCGCCTACGCGGGCCACCTGGGCACCGGGCGCCTGAATATGTACCGGGCCGTGGCCGCGCCCGCCCGCGAAGTGCGCGTGACGGCCAGCGCATTTGCCCCCGTGCGCCGGGCCTACGCGCCGGGCACCACCCTGCGCCTCACAGCCACCGTGCAAAACCTGCTGCAACCCGTGGCCGGCCTCACCGTCACGCTTACCTCCCTCTCGCCCTACGTGGCCGTGACGCAGAGCACCTTTGCCGTGGGCAGCCTGCCGACCCTGGCCACCGCCGACAATGCGGCCGCGCCTTTCGCCCTGGCCGTGGCCGCCACTGGCGTACCGCTCAACGCCATGGCCACGCTGCGCTACCGCCTCACGGCCGCCGACGGCTACCAAACCGACCAGTTTGTGGAGCTGTTGCTGAACCCCGACTACGTAACGCTCGACGCCGGCGACCTCAGCCTGACCGTGACAAGCCGCGGTAAGCTGGGCTACGACGACCTCGCCGCTACCCTCGGCGACGGCGCCACGTACCAAGGCGAAGGGCCCCTGCTCAGCGAAGGCGGGCTGCTGCTGGCCACCTCCCCCACCCGGGTGGCCGACCGCCTGCGCACCAGCAGCAGCAACGCCCGGCAATCATTTTTCCGCGTGGCCCAAATCGGTTTCGCGCCCACAGGGCCCCGGGCCGACCAGCTGGCCCGGGGTGCGTTCCAGGACACCGTGCCCGTGGCCGGGGCCCCGGCGCGCTCGGTGGGCGTACGCGTGCGCCAGCGCGCCTACGCCTGGGCCACGGCTTCGCGCAAAGACTTCGTGGTGCTCGAATACACGCTGCGCAACCTCACCGCCGACACCCTGAAACCCCTGTGCGCCGGCCTGTTCATGGACTGGGACCTACCCGGCGTGCCCGGCCGCAACGCTGCCGCCTACGACACTGCCCGCGCCCTGGGCTATTGCTACGACCCGGTGACAACCCGCGTGTACGCCGGCGTGCAGCTGCTGCGCGGCGGGGCCCCGGCCGTGTATTCCATCGACAACAACGCCCCCGCCGGCAGCCCCATACGCCTGGCCGACGGCTTCTCACCCGCCGAAAAATACCTCACCGTGAGCAGCGGAACCGCCCGCACCCAGCGCACCGCCGGCCTGCCCAACGGGGCCGACGTGTCGCAGGTAGTCGGCACCCGCCTCGCCCAGCTGGCCCCCGGCGATTCGGTACTGATCACCTTCGCCGTACTAGCTGCCCGCTCCCTGCCCGAGCTGCAAGCCGCCGCCGACGCGGCCCGCCTCGCCTACGCCACGCTGCTCCCCGCGCGGGCCCCGGCTAGGGCCCCAAGCTTCGCCGTATTCCCTAACCCCACCGCCGGGCCCCTGCGCGTGGAGCTACCCACCGGCTTCGGCCTCACCGAAATCCAGCTCCTAAACTCCTTAGGCCAGACGGTGCTACGCCGCCTTAGCAGCGGCGCTTCGGCGGAGCTGGATTTGAGCGGCTTGGCCCCGGATTTCTATACCATTAGGGCCCTGGGCGCGGGCGGCGTGCTGGCACGCAGCGTGGTGCGGCGGTAA
- the yiaA gene encoding inner membrane protein YiaA — translation MGAFTMGLFNAAMPLNEKGYYFTILMYGLFSAISLQKSVRDRLEGIPVTNIYYGLSWFSTVLAIGLLVVGLWNATLALSEKGFYGTSFLLALFAAIAVQKNTRDAQRPTTQG, via the coding sequence ATGGGCGCCTTTACGATGGGCCTGTTCAATGCCGCGATGCCCCTGAACGAGAAGGGCTACTACTTCACCATCCTCATGTACGGGCTGTTTTCGGCCATTTCGCTGCAAAAGAGTGTGCGCGACCGCCTCGAAGGCATCCCCGTCACCAACATTTACTACGGCCTGAGCTGGTTTTCCACCGTGCTGGCCATCGGGCTGCTGGTGGTAGGCCTGTGGAATGCCACGCTGGCGCTCAGCGAAAAAGGCTTCTACGGCACGTCGTTTCTGCTGGCGCTGTTCGCCGCCATTGCCGTGCAGAAAAACACGCGCGACGCCCAGCGGCCCACCACGCAGGGCTAA
- a CDS encoding helix-turn-helix domain-containing protein, giving the protein MPRLAKPVNLPPADAAKLQAIVKKGTHKSRKIARARALLAMSSGKGAAAVQAEGGISPTQYYRLKRRYLAGGLAQALEERPRSGQPPKVTPALEARITSLACSELPTGAARWTLSLLNETLVSLDYGPAVSKETIRQVLKKATSSPG; this is encoded by the coding sequence ATGCCCCGCCTCGCCAAACCCGTCAATCTACCGCCTGCCGATGCCGCCAAATTGCAGGCGATTGTCAAAAAAGGCACCCACAAGAGCCGCAAAATCGCGCGTGCCCGTGCCCTACTGGCCATGAGCAGCGGCAAAGGAGCCGCCGCCGTGCAGGCCGAAGGGGGCATTTCCCCCACCCAGTACTATCGCCTCAAGCGCCGCTACCTGGCCGGGGGGCTGGCCCAGGCGCTGGAAGAGCGCCCGCGCAGCGGGCAACCGCCGAAGGTGACGCCCGCCCTGGAAGCGCGTATCACCAGTCTGGCGTGCAGTGAATTGCCGACCGGGGCGGCCCGTTGGACGCTCTCGCTGCTCAACGAAACCCTCGTCTCGCTCGACTACGGACCGGCCGTTTCCAAGGAAACGATTCGCCAGGTGTTAAAAAAAGCCACCTCAAGCCCTGGCTAA
- a CDS encoding GH92 family glycosyl hydrolase translates to MQYAHPLVGTAKMGHTFPGATVPFGMVQLSPDTDTVSYATPEGRYNPDVYRYCAGYQYDDPTIVGFSHTHLSGTGHSDLGDFLVMPTVGPLRLNPGTAARPGSGYRSRYSHQTEVAEPAYYRVKLEDPGVLAELTATARVGVHRYTFPQADDAHIVLDLMAGIYNYPGKNVWTFVRVENDSLVTGYRQTNGWGRTRTEYFALAFSKPFVHYGSRNYDAKEPYRGFWGRFDQAHDWPDLAGHQLRLHFDFATKAGEQVLLKMALSSTSTAGALRNLRAEAPGWNFDALRRQGQAQWQQELSKVEIQGPPVDKDNFYTAMYHACLSPTIYQDVDGQYRGLDQNNHQAEGFTNYTTFSLWDTFRALHPLFNLIQPKRNADMVQSMLAHYDQSAEHMLPVWSHYANENWCMSGYHSTTVLADAVLSGTVLAAQAERALAACVATARHRWFDGLGDYMDRGYVPDGRSGTSVSTTLEYAFDDWCIAQLAQKLGHADLYQEFSKRAGNWQNVFDARIGYMRPRAADGTFRAKFDVLSTNGQGFIEGNAWNYSLAVPHDPAGLIAKMGGNRRFVPHLDSLFTMHLPDSFFAETEDITREGIIGGYVHGNEPAHHAAYLYNWTDQPWKTQAQVRNILARQYHPGPDGLGGNDDCGQMSAWYIFSALGFYPVAPASGQYALGSPLVQGAKLHLENGKAFIITVKNQGPKNVYVQSARLNGKLLTQPFLPVAEVMQGGELAFVMGARPASYSK, encoded by the coding sequence GTGCAGTACGCTCACCCGTTGGTAGGTACCGCCAAAATGGGCCACACCTTCCCCGGCGCCACGGTGCCCTTCGGCATGGTGCAACTCAGCCCCGACACCGATACGGTGAGCTACGCTACCCCCGAGGGTAGGTACAACCCCGACGTGTACCGCTACTGCGCCGGCTACCAGTACGACGACCCCACCATCGTGGGCTTCAGCCACACGCACCTCAGCGGCACGGGCCACTCCGACCTCGGCGACTTCCTGGTGATGCCCACTGTGGGGCCCCTGCGCCTTAACCCCGGCACCGCCGCCCGGCCCGGCAGCGGCTACCGCTCGCGCTACTCGCACCAAACGGAAGTAGCCGAGCCAGCCTACTACCGCGTGAAGCTGGAGGACCCCGGCGTGCTGGCCGAGCTCACGGCTACGGCCCGGGTGGGCGTGCACCGCTACACGTTTCCGCAGGCCGACGACGCGCACATTGTGCTCGACTTGATGGCCGGCATTTACAACTACCCGGGTAAGAACGTGTGGACGTTTGTGCGGGTGGAAAACGACTCGTTGGTGACTGGCTACCGCCAAACCAACGGCTGGGGCCGCACCCGCACTGAGTACTTCGCGCTGGCCTTTTCCAAGCCCTTCGTCCACTACGGTAGCCGCAACTACGATGCCAAGGAGCCTTACCGCGGCTTCTGGGGCCGCTTCGACCAGGCCCACGACTGGCCCGACCTGGCCGGCCACCAGCTGCGCCTGCACTTCGACTTTGCCACCAAGGCCGGCGAGCAGGTGCTGCTGAAAATGGCGCTTTCCTCCACGAGTACCGCCGGGGCCCTGCGCAACCTGCGCGCCGAGGCTCCGGGCTGGAACTTCGACGCCCTGCGCCGTCAGGGCCAGGCCCAGTGGCAGCAGGAGCTGAGCAAGGTGGAAATCCAGGGCCCCCCGGTGGACAAGGACAACTTTTACACGGCGATGTACCACGCCTGCCTCAGCCCCACTATCTACCAGGACGTGGACGGCCAGTACCGCGGCCTCGACCAGAACAACCACCAGGCCGAGGGCTTCACTAACTACACCACGTTCTCGCTCTGGGACACGTTCAGGGCCCTGCACCCACTTTTCAACCTCATCCAGCCCAAGCGCAACGCCGATATGGTGCAGAGTATGCTGGCCCACTACGACCAGAGCGCCGAGCACATGCTGCCCGTGTGGAGCCACTACGCCAACGAAAACTGGTGCATGAGCGGCTACCACAGCACCACCGTGCTGGCCGATGCCGTGCTCAGCGGCACGGTGCTGGCCGCGCAGGCCGAGCGGGCCCTGGCGGCCTGCGTGGCCACCGCCCGCCACCGCTGGTTCGATGGGCTGGGCGACTACATGGACCGCGGCTACGTGCCCGACGGCCGCAGCGGTACCTCCGTATCCACCACCCTGGAGTACGCCTTTGATGACTGGTGCATTGCCCAGCTGGCCCAGAAACTGGGCCACGCCGACCTTTACCAGGAGTTCAGCAAGCGAGCCGGCAACTGGCAAAACGTGTTCGACGCCCGCATTGGCTACATGCGGCCCCGCGCGGCCGACGGCACGTTCCGGGCGAAATTCGACGTGCTGAGTACCAACGGCCAGGGTTTCATCGAGGGCAACGCCTGGAACTACAGCCTCGCCGTGCCCCACGACCCCGCCGGCCTCATCGCCAAGATGGGCGGTAACCGCCGCTTCGTGCCGCACCTCGATTCGCTTTTCACCATGCACTTGCCCGACTCGTTCTTCGCCGAAACCGAGGACATCACCCGCGAGGGCATCATTGGGGGCTACGTGCACGGCAACGAGCCCGCCCACCACGCCGCCTACCTCTACAACTGGACCGACCAGCCCTGGAAAACCCAGGCCCAGGTCCGCAACATCCTGGCCCGCCAGTACCACCCGGGCCCCGACGGCCTCGGCGGCAACGACGACTGCGGCCAGATGAGCGCCTGGTATATCTTCAGCGCCCTGGGCTTCTACCCCGTAGCCCCCGCCTCGGGCCAGTACGCCCTCGGCAGCCCCCTTGTGCAAGGTGCCAAGCTGCACTTAGAGAACGGCAAAGCCTTCATCATCACCGTCAAAAACCAGGGCCCCAAAAACGTCTACGTCCAATCGGCCCGCCTAAACGGCAAGCTGCTGACGCAGCCATTCCTGCCTGTAGCGGAGGTGATGCAGGGCGGGGAACTGGCATTTGTGATGGGCGCGCGGCCAGCCAGTTATTCCAAATAA
- a CDS encoding tautomerase family protein gives MPLVRVDVIEGRTDEQIAALSDAIQAVMIEHFAAPPLDKYQVIHEHRPGRIRVLDTGLGYPRTDNIVLVQITQQGRSTEQKQAMYAALSTRLETLGIAPTDLIISVVESTKADWSFGMGKAQFLTGDL, from the coding sequence ATGCCACTAGTCCGTGTAGACGTTATTGAAGGGCGTACGGATGAGCAAATTGCTGCGCTCTCCGATGCCATCCAAGCCGTAATGATTGAGCATTTTGCCGCCCCGCCGCTCGACAAATACCAGGTCATTCACGAGCACCGCCCGGGCCGTATTAGGGTCCTCGACACGGGCCTGGGCTACCCGCGCACCGACAACATCGTGCTGGTTCAAATCACGCAGCAAGGCCGCAGTACCGAGCAAAAGCAGGCCATGTACGCCGCCCTGAGTACCCGGCTGGAAACCTTGGGCATCGCCCCCACCGACCTAATTATCAGCGTAGTTGAAAGCACCAAGGCCGATTGGTCGTTCGGCATGGGCAAGGCCCAGTTCCTGACGGGCGACTTATAA
- a CDS encoding DMT family transporter, with protein MRTTQIFYLGSFLVFLCAITYSIYIAGSGRIIPRVGANQFTAYAMLAATVGIFVHFAIAGNVQALTTSKGLWVYGLALAVVATVLPSFMVSQGLRRIGSNNVAIISALGLYPPFCGAFFSARKIFFEQICGTALVIVGVLLIGWKRKTVKIAA; from the coding sequence ATGCGGACAACCCAAATTTTCTATTTGGGCAGCTTTCTGGTGTTTTTGTGCGCCATCACCTATTCCATTTATATCGCAGGTAGCGGCCGAATTATTCCCCGCGTCGGGGCGAATCAATTTACGGCCTACGCCATGCTGGCGGCTACCGTGGGCATCTTCGTTCACTTCGCCATTGCGGGCAATGTGCAGGCACTGACGACCAGTAAGGGCTTGTGGGTGTACGGGTTGGCGCTGGCGGTCGTCGCCACCGTGCTGCCCTCTTTTATGGTGTCGCAGGGCCTCAGGCGCATCGGTTCTAACAACGTGGCCATTATCAGCGCATTGGGCCTGTATCCACCATTTTGCGGCGCATTTTTTTCTGCACGAAAGATTTTCTTCGAGCAGATTTGCGGAACAGCGCTGGTAATTGTTGGCGTTTTGTTAATTGGCTGGAAAAGAAAAACAGTGAAAATCGCAGCGTGA